TCAGATCGTGCAAATTGGCCCGAATCCGAACATACCCGGAACGCAGATGCACGATACGCCCTTCCGTCAATCGATAAGGTTGTCCGAAAACGATCAGAGAACTGTTCAAATCCCTCATTCCAACCACGGAACGGACAATAACAAACTCCTCTGAAATGAAACGATAATCGTTACAAGGTTGTATGGGCCAAGCCTGCACCTGTTTCAAGGCTAAATTCAATAATCCGTTTTGTTTCATAAGACATGACGATTTCCTACAAAGATAATATTTTACCCGAAATACAAACAAAAAATCGCATTTTTCGAACAAATAGAACATTCACCACTACTAATAGAGCCTTAATATATGCATCCGTCACGTACCTTTGTCGTGGAAATAATTAAAAACATAAATATATGATACGAACCTTTTTTCTGATCCTGTTTGCCAGCCTGGTGCTACAAGCTTCCGGGCAACTTACCCTCGAAGGATGTCGGCAAAAGGCCCAAGACCATTACCCGCTTGCCCGTCAGTACAAACTGATCGAGTTGTCGGAAAGTTACAGTCTTGCCAATGCCGCCAAAGGCAACCTTCCCCAGATCAGCCTCAGCGGGAAAGCCTCTTATCAAAGTGATGTCACGCAAATCCCTTTCGACATCCCCGAACTTTCCATCAAGGGCTTGCCCAAAGACCAGTACCAAATTATGCTGGAAGTGAAACAGAACCTCTGGGACGGTGGACATATCCGGTCGCAAAAGCAACAAACAAAAGCCACATCCCAAGAGGCCAAGAGCCAGTTAGACGTGAATATGTATGCATTAAATGAACGGGTGAATCAAGTTTATTTCGGCATTCTTTTGCTGGACGAACAATTGGAACAAAACACACTATTAAATGAAGAACTGCAACGCAATTTGAAAAACGTTATGGCTTACCGGGATAATGGTATCGCCAACGACGCTGATGTCGATGCCGTGCAGGTTGAAATTCTCAACACGCAACAACAACGGGTCAGCTTGGAATCCAACCGGGTCGCCTACCTGCGTATGCTCGCCCTCCTCATCGGGGAAAATTTGGCAACCGACACGCGACTGGTAAAACCAATCGTCCCACAAGGTAATAGTTCTGACGTGATCAACCGCCCGGAACTATCCCTGTATACCGCTCAGGAAAACAGTATCAACGTGAAGGAACAAGCCTTAAAAACCGGCTATCGTCCCCAGCTCGGCCTGTTTGCACAAGGCGCTTACGGTAATCCGGGGTTAAATATGCTGAAGAACTCGTTTGAACCCTACTATATTGTAGGCGCACGACTAAGTTGGAATTTCGGTAGCCTGTACACCTTGAAAAACGACAAGCGCAAATTCACGACCGAACGACA
The window above is part of the Butyricimonas paravirosa genome. Proteins encoded here:
- a CDS encoding TolC family protein; this encodes MIRTFFLILFASLVLQASGQLTLEGCRQKAQDHYPLARQYKLIELSESYSLANAAKGNLPQISLSGKASYQSDVTQIPFDIPELSIKGLPKDQYQIMLEVKQNLWDGGHIRSQKQQTKATSQEAKSQLDVNMYALNERVNQVYFGILLLDEQLEQNTLLNEELQRNLKNVMAYRDNGIANDADVDAVQVEILNTQQQRVSLESNRVAYLRMLALLIGENLATDTRLVKPIVPQGNSSDVINRPELSLYTAQENSINVKEQALKTGYRPQLGLFAQGAYGNPGLNMLKNSFEPYYIVGARLSWNFGSLYTLKNDKRKFTTERQRIQSNRDLFLFNTHLQLAEQQGVISALQKQMKTDNEIIRLRTNIRKSAEAKVANGTLTVTEMLRELTNENLARQNKALHEIQLLMDMYQQKHLTN